The following coding sequences are from one Capsicum annuum cultivar UCD-10X-F1 chromosome 3, UCD10Xv1.1, whole genome shotgun sequence window:
- the LOC107862473 gene encoding hydroxyproline O-galactosyltransferase GALT6 isoform X2 has product MKRAKLDMFVSLSRQRFVQVLIFIGFVYVVLVGLEIPFVFKTGFSLVSQEGFEKNRHLNSKSFVLESEEDMEERNAPNRPLDVPVRVMDGSRPERRKIREVQNLLSNLVFDGSSVNMNSSDGFSGILKSAKEAFNVGIKFWGELELHRQEAVVPVDNDSKKTEECPHSISISGLEFQEKGRMLVLPCGLTLGSHITVVGKPRKAHPEHEPKISLLRNGQYLMVSQFMMELQGLKTVDGEDPPRILHFNPRLKGDWSGKPVIEHNTCYRMQWGTSQRCDGLRSKDTEETVDRQVKCENWIRDDDDNQSEQSKSSWWLNRLITGRTKKMSIDWPYPFSEDKLFVLTLSAGFEGYHINVDGRHVTSFPYRTGFSLEDATGLSLNGDIDVDSVFAASLPATHPNFAPQRHLDMSNRWKAPPLLDQPVDLFIGILSAGNHFSERMAIRKSWMRHQLIRSSNVVARFFVALHARKEVNVELKKEAEFFGDIVIVPYMDHYDLVVLKTVAICEYAVRVASAKYIMKCDDDTFVRVDAVIKEVNKVPEDRSLYIGNINFHHKPLRSGKWAVTYEEWPEEDYPSYANGPGYIISSDIANFIVSDCSRWRT; this is encoded by the exons ATGAAAAGAGCAAAATTAGATATGTTTGTGTCTTTAAGTAGGCAAAGATTTGTccaagttttgatttttataggATTTGTTTATGTTGTTTTGGTGGGTTTAGAAATTCCTTTTGTTTTCAAGACTGGGTTTAGTTTAGTTTCTCAAGAGGGTTTTGAGAAAAACCGCCATTTGAATTCCAaaagttttgttcttgagagtgaagaAGATATGGAAGAAAGAAACGCACCTAATCGGCCTCTTGATGTGCCTGTTAGGGTCATGGATGGATCGAGGCCCGAGAGGAGGAAGATTAGAGAAGTGCAGAATTTGTTGTCGAATTTAGTGTTTGATGGGAGTTCAGTGAATATGAATAGCAGTGATGGGTTTTCGGGGATTTTGAAGTCAGCAAAAGAAGCATTTAACGTAGGGATAAAGTTCTGGGGAGAACTTGAATTGCATAGACAAGAAGCGGTGGTTCCTGTAGATAATGATAGTAAGAAGACAGAAGAATGTCCGCATTCGATTTCAATATCCGGGTTGGAATTTCAGGAGAAAGGGAGAATGCTTGTGTTGCCATGTGGGCTTACATTAGGGTCCCATATTACAGTTGTTGGGAAGCCACGGAAGGCGCATCCGGAGCATGAACCGAAGATATCTTTGTTGCGAAATGGCCAATACTTGATGGTTTCACAGTTTATGATGGAGTTACAGGGTTTGAAGACGGTTGATGGCGAGGACCCACCGAGGATTCTCCATTTCAATCCGCGATTGAAGGGTGATTGGAGTGGGAAGCCTGTGATTGAACACAACACTTGTTATAGGATGCAATGGGGAACGTCTCAAAGGTGTGATGGCTTGAGGTCCAAGGATACTGAGGAGACTG TTGATAGGCAGGTTAAATGTGAGAACTGGATTCGAGATGATGACGACAATCAGTCCGAGCAATCAAAGTCATCATGGTGGTTAAACCGACTTATTACAGGGCGGACAAAGAAGATGTCTATTGATTGGCCATATCCATTTTCAGAGGATAAGTTATTTGTTCTAACGCTTAGCGCTGGCTTTGAGGGTTATCACATAAATGTTGATGGTAGGCATGTGACCTCATTTCCATATCGAACT GGATTTTCCCTTGAGGATGCCACTGGTTTGTCACTGAACGGTGACATTGATGTTGATTCAGTGTTTGCTGCCTCCTTGCCAGCAACACATCCTAATTTTGCACCTCAGAGGCATCTTGATATGTCAAACAGATGGAAGGCACCGCCTCTCCTTGATCAGCCTGTAGATCTGTTCATTGGTATTCTTTCTGCTGGCAATCATTTTTCTGAGCGAATGGCTATAAGGAAGTCTTGGATGCGGCATCAGCTAATCAGATCTTCTAATGTTGTCGCTCGATTCTTTGTTGCATTG CACGCAAGGAAGGAGGTAAATGTGGAGCTAAAGAAAGAAGCAGAATTTTTTGGGGATATCGTCATTGTTCCTTATATGGATCACTATGACCTCGTGGTTCTGAAAACTGTTGCCATCTGTGAATATGCG GTCCGTGTAGCATCTGCCAAATATATCATGAAGTGCGATGATGATACCTTTGTGAGGGTGGATGCTGTTATCAAGGAAGTTAATAAAGTGCCTGAAGATAGGAGCTTATATATTGGAAATATCAATTTCCACCATAAGCCCCTGCGTAGTGGTAAATGGGCAGTGACATATGAG GAATGGCCAGAAGAAGATTATCCGTCTTATGCAAATGGACCTGGCTACATAATTTCATCAGACATCGCTAACTTCATTGTCTCAGA TTGTTCAAGATGGAGGACGTGA
- the LOC107862474 gene encoding uncharacterized protein LOC107862474, translating to MGQGEDSKTKNESSVQVQERGEIFFFYRPKVGKQEVHDPDDVQRLYIVLRPESGEHSIEVKQDPHSGKEGEELGSHMDPGKPTRDISSDKEHSGGEGGSGTQEVNIEKEPLLRFIVMGRKSLPDPSKRKGHRPYWGFVEMVTTKIDDVKAALKGEEYDTSTRGHRVVAAARAVGEGVYRILRHNPKKRMHTHLVYKLEFPAEDEKSEPQEELNIKREGSFLIQIKNPEQPGGSQFRGLQKKRKATFPAHLQGEFGQLRYHPADPPDFLNYEGCEFLLISASDDIEEELGLELKTETEAEHDPSCSDLVRTFGEAAPIRALLRGTWV from the exons ATGGGACAAGGCGAAGATTCGAAGACCAAAAATGAATCCAGCGTTCAAGTTCAG GAAAGAggagaaatttttttcttttacagaCCAAAAGTAGGCAAACAAGAAGTACATGACCCCGATGATGTCCAACGTTTATACATCGTTCTCCGTCCAGAGTCTGGCGAACACTCCATCGAAGTAAAGCAAGATCCTCATTCTGGCAAGGAAGGTGAAGAGCTTGGTTCTCACATGGATCCTGGAAAACCTACCCGCGATATTTCCTCCGATAAAGAGCATTCGGGTGGCGAGGGAGGAAGTGGGACACAAGAAGTTAACATTGAAAAGGAGCCTTTGCTCCGGTTCATTGTAATGGGCAGGAAAAGTCTCCCTGATCCTAGCAAGAGAAAGGGACACCGTCCTTATTGGGGTTTCGTAGAAATGGTGACAACGAAAATCGACGATGTTAAAGCGGCTCTGAAGGGGGAAGAATATGACACGTCGACTAGAGGACACCGTGTAGTAGCAGCAGCTAGAGCTGTAGGAGAAGGTGTTTATAGAATCCTGAGACATAATCCGAAGAAGAGAATGCATACTCATTTGGTTTACAAGCTTGAATTTCCAGCTGAGGATGAGAAGAGCGAACCGCAGGAGGAATTGAACATAAAGAGGGAAGGGTCATTTCTGATACAGATCAAGAACCCGGAGCAACCTGGTGGATCACAGTTTAGGGGGCTTCAGAAAAAGAGGAAGGCTACATTTCCAGCACACTTGCAAGGTGAATTTGGGCAGCTGAGGTATCATCCGGCCGATCCACCGGACTTTTTGAACTATGAAGGGTGTGAATTTCTGCTGATATCTGCTTCTGATGATATAGAAGAGGAATTGGGGTTGGAACTCAAAACAGAAACTGAAGCGGAACATGATCCGTCGTGTTCGGATTTGGTCAGGACTTTTGGTGAAGCAGCTCCAATTCGTGCTCTTCTTAGAGGGACTTGGGTGTAG
- the LOC107862473 gene encoding hydroxyproline O-galactosyltransferase GALT6 isoform X1: protein MKRAKLDMFVSLSRQRFVQVLIFIGFVYVVLVGLEIPFVFKTGFSLVSQEGFEKNRHLNSKSFVLESEEDMEERNAPNRPLDVPVRVMDGSRPERRKIREVQNLLSNLVFDGSSVNMNSSDGFSGILKSAKEAFNVGIKFWGELELHRQEAVVPVDNDSKKTEECPHSISISGLEFQEKGRMLVLPCGLTLGSHITVVGKPRKAHPEHEPKISLLRNGQYLMVSQFMMELQGLKTVDGEDPPRILHFNPRLKGDWSGKPVIEHNTCYRMQWGTSQRCDGLRSKDTEETVDRQVKCENWIRDDDDNQSEQSKSSWWLNRLITGRTKKMSIDWPYPFSEDKLFVLTLSAGFEGYHINVDGRHVTSFPYRTGFSLEDATGLSLNGDIDVDSVFAASLPATHPNFAPQRHLDMSNRWKAPPLLDQPVDLFIGILSAGNHFSERMAIRKSWMRHQLIRSSNVVARFFVALHARKEVNVELKKEAEFFGDIVIVPYMDHYDLVVLKTVAICEYAVRVASAKYIMKCDDDTFVRVDAVIKEVNKVPEDRSLYIGNINFHHKPLRSGKWAVTYEEWPEEDYPSYANGPGYIISSDIANFIVSEYDIHNLKLFKMEDVSMGMWVEKFNSSRPVQYVHSLKFSQSGCIEDYYSAHYQSPRQMICMWNKLQQLGQPLCCNMR, encoded by the exons ATGAAAAGAGCAAAATTAGATATGTTTGTGTCTTTAAGTAGGCAAAGATTTGTccaagttttgatttttataggATTTGTTTATGTTGTTTTGGTGGGTTTAGAAATTCCTTTTGTTTTCAAGACTGGGTTTAGTTTAGTTTCTCAAGAGGGTTTTGAGAAAAACCGCCATTTGAATTCCAaaagttttgttcttgagagtgaagaAGATATGGAAGAAAGAAACGCACCTAATCGGCCTCTTGATGTGCCTGTTAGGGTCATGGATGGATCGAGGCCCGAGAGGAGGAAGATTAGAGAAGTGCAGAATTTGTTGTCGAATTTAGTGTTTGATGGGAGTTCAGTGAATATGAATAGCAGTGATGGGTTTTCGGGGATTTTGAAGTCAGCAAAAGAAGCATTTAACGTAGGGATAAAGTTCTGGGGAGAACTTGAATTGCATAGACAAGAAGCGGTGGTTCCTGTAGATAATGATAGTAAGAAGACAGAAGAATGTCCGCATTCGATTTCAATATCCGGGTTGGAATTTCAGGAGAAAGGGAGAATGCTTGTGTTGCCATGTGGGCTTACATTAGGGTCCCATATTACAGTTGTTGGGAAGCCACGGAAGGCGCATCCGGAGCATGAACCGAAGATATCTTTGTTGCGAAATGGCCAATACTTGATGGTTTCACAGTTTATGATGGAGTTACAGGGTTTGAAGACGGTTGATGGCGAGGACCCACCGAGGATTCTCCATTTCAATCCGCGATTGAAGGGTGATTGGAGTGGGAAGCCTGTGATTGAACACAACACTTGTTATAGGATGCAATGGGGAACGTCTCAAAGGTGTGATGGCTTGAGGTCCAAGGATACTGAGGAGACTG TTGATAGGCAGGTTAAATGTGAGAACTGGATTCGAGATGATGACGACAATCAGTCCGAGCAATCAAAGTCATCATGGTGGTTAAACCGACTTATTACAGGGCGGACAAAGAAGATGTCTATTGATTGGCCATATCCATTTTCAGAGGATAAGTTATTTGTTCTAACGCTTAGCGCTGGCTTTGAGGGTTATCACATAAATGTTGATGGTAGGCATGTGACCTCATTTCCATATCGAACT GGATTTTCCCTTGAGGATGCCACTGGTTTGTCACTGAACGGTGACATTGATGTTGATTCAGTGTTTGCTGCCTCCTTGCCAGCAACACATCCTAATTTTGCACCTCAGAGGCATCTTGATATGTCAAACAGATGGAAGGCACCGCCTCTCCTTGATCAGCCTGTAGATCTGTTCATTGGTATTCTTTCTGCTGGCAATCATTTTTCTGAGCGAATGGCTATAAGGAAGTCTTGGATGCGGCATCAGCTAATCAGATCTTCTAATGTTGTCGCTCGATTCTTTGTTGCATTG CACGCAAGGAAGGAGGTAAATGTGGAGCTAAAGAAAGAAGCAGAATTTTTTGGGGATATCGTCATTGTTCCTTATATGGATCACTATGACCTCGTGGTTCTGAAAACTGTTGCCATCTGTGAATATGCG GTCCGTGTAGCATCTGCCAAATATATCATGAAGTGCGATGATGATACCTTTGTGAGGGTGGATGCTGTTATCAAGGAAGTTAATAAAGTGCCTGAAGATAGGAGCTTATATATTGGAAATATCAATTTCCACCATAAGCCCCTGCGTAGTGGTAAATGGGCAGTGACATATGAG GAATGGCCAGAAGAAGATTATCCGTCTTATGCAAATGGACCTGGCTACATAATTTCATCAGACATCGCTAACTTCATTGTCTCAGAGTATGATATCCATAACTTAAAG TTGTTCAAGATGGAGGACGTGAGCATGGGAATGTGGGTTGAGAAATTCAATAGCTCGAGACCTGTCCAATATGTACACAGCTTAAAGTTCTCCCAATCTGGATGTATAGAAGATTATTATTCAGCTCATTATCAGTCACCTCGGCAGATGATATGCATGTGGAACAAACTGCAACAGCTAGGACAACCGCTGTGCTGCAACATGAGATGA